The window GCACCACCTACCCCGGCACTACACGCGACGTCTTGCGCCCTCTGCTGGAGGCCTCGGGCCGGCGCGCGGGCGACGATTTCGCTCTCGCCTTCGCCCCCGAGCGGGTGGATCCCAATAACCAGCGCTTCAACATCGCCAACACCCCCCGCATCGTCGGCGGCTACACGCCGCGTTGCGCCGGCCTGGCGGCGCTGCTCTACCGCCAGTTGTCCGCGCCCGTCGTCACCGTCTCCTCGCTGCAGGTGGCGGAGATGGCGAAGCTGCTGGAGAATACTTTCCGCCACGTCAACATCGCCCTCGCCAACGAAATGGCGATCATCTGCGCCGACCTCGGCATTGACGTGTGGGAGGTCATCGCGGCGGCGGCGACCAAGCCCTTTGGCTTCATGCCCTTCTACCCGGGGCCGGGAGTCGGCGGGCACTGCATCCCCATTGACCCCTGCTACCTGTCCTATCGCGTGCGCGAGCTGGGGCGGCACGCGCGCTTCATCGAGCTCGCCGAGACCATCAACGAGCAGATGCCGGATTACGTTGTGCTGCGGGTAGCCGACGCCCTCAACCAGCACGGCCGGGCGCTGCGGGGGGCGCGCATTCTGGTGCTGGGGGCGGCGTACAAGCGCGATGTCGCCGACCCCCGCGAGTCGCCCGCCATCCACATCATCTCCCGGCTTCAGGACAAGGGCGCCCAGGTGCGCTACCACGACCCGCTCATCCCCGAGCTCAACCAGGTGGCCCGACCGCTGCGCTCGGTGGACCTGACCGCCGAAGAGATGGAGGCCGCCGACTGCGCGATCATCGTCACCGATCACACCTGCCTGCCCTACGCCGAGCTGGCGCGGCGCTGCCGCCTCATCTTCGACACCCGCAACGCCCTGCGCGACCACGCCGGCCCCAACATCGTGCGGCTGTAGGCCC of the Armatimonadota bacterium genome contains:
- a CDS encoding nucleotide sugar dehydrogenase — protein: MGLKSDQTAVIGAPTATDRLAQALLNREARVAVIGLGYVGLPLCVELAEAGFRTLGYDLNPQRAAQVRKGDSPIGDVPSARLARAIADKRLRAGADAALLRDADVFVICVPTPFTKARQPDLSHVIRAGQDIAPHLAPGRMVILESTTYPGTTRDVLRPLLEASGRRAGDDFALAFAPERVDPNNQRFNIANTPRIVGGYTPRCAGLAALLYRQLSAPVVTVSSLQVAEMAKLLENTFRHVNIALANEMAIICADLGIDVWEVIAAAATKPFGFMPFYPGPGVGGHCIPIDPCYLSYRVRELGRHARFIELAETINEQMPDYVVLRVADALNQHGRALRGARILVLGAAYKRDVADPRESPAIHIISRLQDKGAQVRYHDPLIPELNQVARPLRSVDLTAEEMEAADCAIIVTDHTCLPYAELARRCRLIFDTRNALRDHAGPNIVRL